A section of the Dehalobacter sp. DCM genome encodes:
- a CDS encoding ferritin-like domain-containing protein, whose amino-acid sequence MNDLKFAITMELDGEKYYRQQAEINKNNSLYTVCLMLANDEKNHARFLTDTLNKKFYQLVDTTTLSTAKNIFQGMSDIQIAGKEIASQLDFYRIALEKEKQSIDFYTKYYAKAEGAKEKELFEYLIRQEKQHFEVLNELVSLLSHAEEWVENAEFGIRKEY is encoded by the coding sequence ATGAACGATTTAAAATTTGCAATCACGATGGAGCTTGATGGTGAAAAATACTATAGGCAACAAGCGGAAATCAATAAGAACAACAGTCTGTACACCGTATGCCTTATGTTGGCTAATGATGAAAAAAATCATGCCAGGTTTTTAACTGATACGTTAAATAAGAAATTTTACCAATTAGTAGATACGACCACACTGTCAACGGCAAAAAACATATTTCAGGGTATGAGCGATATTCAGATTGCGGGCAAAGAAATAGCGAGTCAACTGGATTTCTACAGAATAGCATTAGAGAAAGAAAAACAAAGTATTGACTTTTATACCAAGTATTATGCCAAAGCAGAAGGAGCGAAAGAAAAAGAATTGTTTGAATATCTGATCAGGCAGGAAAAACAGCACTTTGAAGTTCTTAATGAGCTGGTTTCATTGCTCAGTCATGCTGAAGAATGGGTCGAGAATGCTGAATTTGGAATTAGAAAAGAGTATTAG
- a CDS encoding DUF5808 domain-containing protein translates to MLTTLLILSWLIFGTMAAFTLFYKNHQNQQILGVTLSAAHAQAPEIEVILSGYKRLCYLVFLLSAGLSLLLLLPVAAAYTEFFLLILVLVNIFFNWYAVHRYQRRLQTLKQEKGWVYQRSGIVTVDINVVKEKGKAGVSAVWSWLFLLLSFIPTLYLLFSPAARELYPVGFSLIGPFCQLNMIFLYYQMRNSHTPALSENTEINKACARTQERIRTQGATLSGLSMLVFWFLFNLSILYAGSGILIVLPVFVLIAALLSIAYWQQKKIRNAENYFFGPELHADSHLSEQEGGYKWGFYYNPSDPRIFVPKRIAGMGWTINIAHPVGKAVGFAILALILAALIPAFYGGAKDYVITESGSQITIDAAMYDLSIDKNQIVSVSALESLPRSARTNGYGGSSKSFGHFTVDGYGKCMLYVYSQGGSYIVLQLDGDNPGYVIVNGKTPADTEALYRSINAWLKEKEL, encoded by the coding sequence ATGCTTACGACACTGCTCATCCTATCCTGGTTAATTTTCGGAACGATGGCAGCATTTACGCTGTTCTATAAGAATCATCAGAATCAACAGATACTGGGGGTAACCTTGTCCGCAGCCCATGCCCAAGCACCGGAAATTGAGGTCATCCTCAGCGGGTACAAACGCTTATGTTATCTTGTTTTCCTGCTTTCCGCAGGGCTCAGCCTTCTGCTGCTGCTTCCGGTCGCGGCAGCCTACACGGAGTTTTTCCTGCTGATCCTGGTGCTGGTCAATATTTTCTTTAATTGGTATGCGGTTCATCGTTATCAGCGCCGACTTCAGACCCTGAAACAAGAAAAAGGCTGGGTCTACCAGCGCTCGGGAATTGTCACTGTGGATATCAACGTGGTCAAAGAGAAAGGCAAAGCCGGTGTTTCCGCGGTGTGGTCCTGGTTGTTTCTGCTCCTGAGTTTTATCCCGACGCTGTACCTGCTCTTTTCACCGGCGGCGCGGGAACTCTATCCCGTCGGCTTCAGTCTGATCGGTCCATTCTGTCAGCTGAATATGATTTTCTTATATTACCAGATGCGCAACAGCCATACACCGGCCTTAAGTGAAAATACTGAGATCAATAAGGCCTGTGCCCGAACCCAGGAGCGCATCCGAACGCAAGGGGCGACCCTGAGTGGGCTGTCGATGCTGGTATTCTGGTTTCTGTTCAATCTGTCCATTCTCTATGCCGGCAGTGGTATCCTGATCGTCCTTCCCGTGTTTGTTCTGATCGCTGCGCTGCTCAGCATTGCCTACTGGCAGCAAAAAAAGATCCGTAATGCCGAGAATTACTTCTTCGGCCCGGAGCTTCACGCCGACAGTCATCTCTCTGAGCAGGAAGGCGGTTATAAATGGGGGTTCTACTATAACCCGAGTGATCCCCGGATCTTTGTGCCCAAACGAATCGCGGGCATGGGTTGGACCATCAATATCGCCCACCCGGTGGGCAAGGCTGTCGGGTTCGCTATTCTGGCTCTGATCCTGGCTGCCCTGATTCCCGCATTCTACGGCGGTGCCAAGGATTATGTGATCACCGAAAGCGGTTCTCAGATCACTATAGACGCCGCGATGTACGACCTGAGCATTGACAAGAACCAAATCGTTTCCGTGTCCGCCCTGGAAAGCCTCCCCCGGAGCGCACGTACCAATGGCTACGGCGGGTCAAGCAAAAGTTTTGGCCATTTCACCGTCGACGGCTACGGGAAATGCATGCTCTATGTGTACAGTCAAGGCGGATCATATATCGTACTGCAGCTGGACGGGGACAATCCAGGATATGTCATTGTAAACGGCAAAACCCCGGCGGACACCGAGGCGTTGTACCGTTCTATTAACGCGTGGCTGAAAGAGAAGGAATTATAA
- a CDS encoding FAD-dependent oxidoreductase produces the protein MKKWICTVCGYVHEGAEPPEKCPMCGAPKEKFQLLVHPGHDTDGLNSSPLTGVSSFNDEAEILIVGSGAAAFSAAITARKQGASIIMLEKASAIGGTTIRSGGGYWTPNNRFQRERRIEDKKDDALRYMARYSYPHLYNPKAPRLGIPQNEYELIEAMVDNASEAVEFLAECGALSSIQEINWTGKPQVDYMDHLPENKGVRGRVLYSKNPEGKLSYGFELVRQLEAWAKANGITIMTDHQVIRILQNDRKEVVGLEVVRGRKEIIRFRANRAVIFGSGGYSHNPELMLHFQRGPHFGGCSAPTNTGDFITMAMEIGAKIGNMAGAFRAESILENVLAYPGGSNNVFYIPGDSVIEVNRYGQRIMDEKRNYSDRAMTHFVWDPQRAEWTNMLVFMIYDRRTAELWQGFPPYPLQSDALPSYIVSGSTLEELAQALAQRLSGLAEHTGGFELAPDFPVNLKNTVTRFNAFAKNGKDEDFQRGDYAYDREWTTFPPTVPGAPWPPEGSRNYCMYPLSDQGPYYAVILSAGTLDTNGGPVIDSRAQILDVRGNPIPGLYGAGNCIASPTANAYWGAGSTIGPALTFGHIAGINAVAEPVKSI, from the coding sequence ATGAAAAAATGGATTTGTACGGTTTGTGGATACGTCCATGAGGGGGCTGAACCACCTGAAAAATGTCCCATGTGTGGTGCGCCAAAGGAGAAATTTCAATTACTTGTTCACCCTGGTCACGATACGGATGGGTTAAATAGCTCTCCGTTAACTGGAGTGTCTTCATTTAATGATGAAGCAGAGATTCTAATCGTGGGAAGTGGTGCGGCTGCATTTTCTGCAGCTATTACGGCAAGAAAGCAGGGAGCCAGTATTATCATGCTGGAAAAAGCGTCTGCCATCGGCGGAACAACGATACGATCGGGCGGTGGTTATTGGACGCCTAACAATCGGTTTCAACGTGAACGGAGGATTGAAGATAAAAAAGATGATGCCCTTCGCTATATGGCACGCTATTCCTATCCTCATCTGTACAACCCCAAGGCTCCCAGGTTGGGGATCCCGCAGAATGAATATGAACTGATCGAAGCAATGGTTGACAACGCGTCGGAGGCGGTTGAGTTTTTAGCCGAATGCGGTGCCCTGAGCAGCATTCAGGAAATCAACTGGACAGGAAAACCACAGGTGGATTATATGGATCATCTTCCGGAGAACAAAGGCGTCCGGGGACGTGTTTTGTACTCTAAAAACCCAGAAGGCAAGCTGAGTTACGGCTTTGAACTGGTCAGACAGCTGGAGGCTTGGGCGAAAGCCAATGGGATAACGATCATGACGGATCATCAGGTTATCCGTATTCTTCAGAACGATCGGAAAGAAGTGGTGGGGCTGGAAGTGGTCAGGGGCAGAAAAGAAATCATCCGGTTTAGAGCGAACCGGGCAGTTATTTTTGGTAGCGGGGGTTATTCCCACAACCCGGAATTGATGCTTCATTTCCAGCGGGGGCCTCACTTTGGCGGCTGCTCCGCACCGACCAATACCGGCGACTTTATAACGATGGCAATGGAAATCGGTGCCAAGATCGGGAATATGGCCGGTGCGTTCCGCGCCGAAAGCATACTGGAAAATGTTTTGGCTTATCCGGGTGGTTCCAATAACGTCTTTTATATTCCCGGTGACAGTGTCATTGAAGTCAACCGGTATGGCCAGCGTATCATGGATGAAAAAAGAAATTATTCGGATCGGGCCATGACCCACTTTGTATGGGATCCCCAGCGGGCGGAATGGACAAACATGCTGGTGTTCATGATTTATGACCGGAGAACAGCTGAATTATGGCAGGGATTTCCGCCGTACCCGCTGCAAAGCGATGCGCTTCCTTCCTATATCGTTTCCGGGTCTACCCTGGAGGAGCTGGCCCAAGCATTAGCGCAGCGGTTGTCGGGATTAGCCGAACATACCGGGGGATTCGAACTGGCGCCTGATTTTCCGGTGAACTTAAAAAATACAGTGACCCGTTTTAACGCGTTTGCCAAAAACGGTAAGGATGAGGACTTTCAGCGGGGAGATTATGCCTATGACCGGGAATGGACAACATTTCCGCCGACGGTTCCCGGCGCCCCATGGCCACCGGAAGGTAGCCGGAATTATTGTATGTATCCGCTCAGTGATCAGGGGCCGTACTATGCAGTTATCCTTAGCGCAGGGACACTGGATACCAACGGGGGCCCCGTCATTGACAGTCGTGCTCAAATCCTGGATGTTCGCGGAAATCCCATTCCGGGCCTTTATGGCGCAGGCAACTGCATTGCCTCACCCACTGCCAATGCCTATTGGGGTGCGGGAAGCACCATCGGCCCCGCACTGACTTTCGGCCATATTGCAGGGATCAATGCGGTGGCTGAACCGGTTAAATCGATCTGA
- a CDS encoding cupredoxin domain-containing protein, with protein sequence MKKNILGIIIMGLIITITGCSPVESGQSSAPEPEKNTVLIEDYQFQPAEITIQKGEAITWIYKDAVGHTATGKSFDSGLLNQDQLYKQTFNEAGTFDYLCTPHPYMKGKVIVQ encoded by the coding sequence ATGAAAAAGAATATTCTAGGTATCATCATAATGGGACTAATCATAACCATAACTGGGTGCAGTCCTGTAGAGAGTGGGCAGTCGTCCGCCCCCGAGCCTGAAAAGAATACGGTTCTTATTGAGGATTATCAGTTCCAACCTGCCGAGATAACCATACAAAAGGGTGAAGCAATTACATGGATTTATAAGGATGCAGTAGGTCATACTGCTACCGGAAAGTCATTTGATAGCGGACTCTTAAACCAAGACCAATTGTATAAACAAACATTCAATGAGGCAGGGACATTTGATTATCTATGTACGCCTCATCCTTACATGAAAGGAAAGGTTATCGTTCAATAA
- a CDS encoding GntR family transcriptional regulator, whose protein sequence is MLLRIDMTNDIPIYQQIRNEIVFAVAKGNLEPGDALPTVRQLAKDIGVNPMTVNKAYALLKDEGVIIIDRRHGAQISDSGKRGQVFHQDFDRRLELLLSEARMKGASKQEITAHLTALIDLVYEKEGE, encoded by the coding sequence ATGTTATTAAGGATCGACATGACCAACGATATCCCGATTTATCAGCAGATCCGCAATGAGATCGTATTTGCTGTAGCCAAAGGGAATCTGGAGCCCGGGGATGCGCTGCCCACCGTCCGCCAGCTGGCCAAGGATATTGGGGTGAATCCGATGACGGTCAATAAAGCGTATGCGCTCTTAAAAGATGAAGGCGTAATAATTATCGACCGCCGGCACGGTGCTCAGATCAGCGATAGCGGCAAGAGGGGGCAGGTGTTTCATCAGGATTTTGACCGCCGGCTGGAACTTCTGCTGTCGGAAGCCCGAATGAAAGGCGCTTCCAAGCAGGAGATCACCGCACATCTGACCGCGCTGATTGATTTGGTTTACGAAAAAGAGGGGGAATAG
- a CDS encoding rubredoxin-like domain-containing protein produces MLWKCSVCGYVHEGNEAPDFCPKCGSPKEKFNLLSEEDAKKILDSDRTNDIHMEIIRLAMKIKNLAKEGIEINLDPPCVALFKQAHDEAWVIKQRSKAEIAGHVGRGKW; encoded by the coding sequence ATGTTATGGAAATGTTCTGTTTGTGGTTACGTTCATGAGGGAAACGAGGCCCCCGATTTTTGTCCGAAATGTGGATCCCCAAAGGAAAAATTCAACCTCTTATCTGAAGAAGATGCCAAAAAGATCCTCGATTCAGACCGGACTAATGACATCCACATGGAAATCATCAGATTAGCGATGAAAATTAAAAATCTAGCAAAAGAAGGCATTGAAATCAATCTTGACCCGCCATGCGTTGCTTTGTTTAAACAAGCTCATGACGAGGCTTGGGTCATCAAACAAAGAAGCAAAGCAGAAATCGCCGGCCATGTTGGACGAGGCAAATGGTAA